In the Puntigrus tetrazona isolate hp1 chromosome 19, ASM1883169v1, whole genome shotgun sequence genome, GAATTTTGGCCCACTCTTCTTTGATCTATAGTATTGAGGTTTGTGGGCATTTGTTTAGGCGCAGCATTTGAGTTTGGATGAGGTCTAGACTTTGACTGGGCTATTCTAACCCCTTCTGACTCTTCTCAGCCGTTCTGTTGTAGATTTGCTGTGCTTGggatcattgtcctgttgcattACCTAATTTTGGCGCAACTTTAGCAATTGGACAGATGGCCTCACACCAGACTCTAGATTACTTTGTTATAGACGGTTTCATTGTGGAacgtcattttcatttcatcctgCATGTAAGGAAGTGTTTGCTCAGAGCTGCTTTATCTACAGGTGATTAAAGCACCTCCTGCTCCTTGCTTGTTATCTTAGTactgcgtttgacactgtcgatcataacatgCTTCTAGAGAGACAGGAAAACTGGGTCAGGCTTTCTGGGATGGTACTCAAATGGTTCAGGTCATACTTAGAAGGGAGAGGTTATTATGTGAGCataggagagcataagtctaagtggacaTCCTTGACATCTGGAGTCCCACAAGGTTCAATTCTTGCACCACTCCTATTTAggctgtatatgctcccactaacaTAGATAATGCTGATACCCAGATTTACCTAGCTTTATCtccaaatcaatcaatcaatcaatcaatcatttttatttatatagcgcttttaacaactcaggttgtatcaaagcactgtacagtataaagtagaagaatacagtgacagggatgtataatgacgagagtgaccaatttgttattaaatgcagagactgtaatctctgtaatcaattcgacaataatcgctagaagttaagtgtccccatcaaagcaagccagaggcgacagcggcaaggaaccaaaaccccatctatactgaatggagaaaaaaaaacctttggagaaaccaggctcggttggggccagttctcctctgaccggacgcccaacacttaacctccagttcaattttaaatgcagctgtgtcaaatagtgtaaatgacttagtgtgtgtgtgtgtgtgtgcatcaggatctggtgatctgtccacggtgCGCATCTAGGGGTTCTGATCTCTGATGGGCgttgatccaccatctagtctggatacaaactgtgaaacagattaagaaacaaaactaatattagcatagatgcctttctttttacgatgtcacaagtacatcgtattttaggagtagtttTCCCAGTTCCAGCGAaactaagtaatgcagcctaaaaatcctttaacggatttgaataataaaaagtgtgttggtgtgttatgtgtaggctaaattaaaaagatggATTGCTGCTGCCAGGATTCTGACTAGAACCAGAAAGTCTGAGCATATCACACCAttctcaggtccttacactggcttccagtatTTAGGATAGATTTGTAAGTACTTTGActcatttataaatcactcaatggcaTAGGGCCTAAATAAATTGCAGATATGCTCACTGAATACAAACCTAAGGGCACTCAGATCATTAGGATCCAATCAGTTAGAAATGCCAAGGGTTCACACAAAACAAGGGAAGTCTATGTGGCCCATAGTTTTGAACCAGCTTCCAGAAGTGATGTACTTAAACCACATTTAAATCCACTCGTGTGCATTTGTTAAATAACACCCAAACTGAGTGCACTGGATTttgtaatttacattattttgttgAAACTATTGTAATGAGTGTGTAAAACGTATGTAAACTTATCTTGCTTAAAGAACTGAAGagattcttattttttaataatagggATGTTTTTCTCATGTGTGGCTGTGCCTGCATGGCATTTCTCACTCACAGGCCTTTAATAGTCCAATAGAACAGCATGGATAGTCTTTTAAGTAGCTGTTACAGTATATTATCTAAAACAGAATCTATATTTTGTGGTCACTTTTGGCCTAAAAAACAGGATTAAAGTTTTACCTGATTGTGATAGTAATTTTGAAACCATCTCCAGTTGAATTTGATTGGCTGAGCTAATTCCAAATTTTGAGATACAGTACATTAAccaagttatatttaaaatgcataaatatcaCTACCCATAGTGCAAACCTGCTTGGTGAAAAAACTTTTAGAGGCAAAAGCAAAATTGCCAAGAGTTTCCAGTTCATCTTCAACCCgaagaataagaaagaaaaaaaattgataaagtAGCATAATGTATATGTGCAGTCTGAATATCTAACCTCAAAGAAAcccatctctcacacacaaacatatgctGCTCACTTCAGCcagtaaataaaacttttgtaacATGGACTTAGCAATAAAGACACACCATGTGACCATACAAAGGTTCTTTATTTGAGCAAATGTACAGTTGTAGCCTGCATTGTTTATCGGTAACGGTGCAGCTGCAGGGTGTTGCGTCTCTTCCAGGCCGCGCGCCGAGAGCCGCCGATGGTAAGGTGGAACTTGTGGCCCTTGCCCAAACCACGGCTCTTCTTGCCGGCGGACGTGAGCCCGCGCATCTCCCTGTGCTTGTGCACAGCCTTGGTGATCCATTGCGTGTCGGGGTTGCGTCTGATGGCTTTGTGGAAGGTGTCGATGAGGATCACTTCAAAGAATTTGTATGTGGAGTCTTCTCCGACCCAGTAAGAGTTAAGCACCcgcagacctccacagtgacgGCCCGCACGCTCCTGAAAACATAAGAGCGGCAGAGATTAGAGCCACACAACTTCATGAAACGCATGGGAAGTTAATACAAGGAGTGCATTGTTATGCATGCATTGTTATGCAGCTGGTTTCATTTATGAATGATGTTGGGGGTAATTTAGAAGGAAGGAGTTACTTTTTCCAAAAGGTTTGTATTGCCATGTTAAGAGAAATCAGGAGTTGTGTGTGCTGTGAGCATGTTACTGTACTTCACTAAATCTGTACATATATCTACTCATCTCACTGAAGTCAAATGCCAACTCACATTATACAAAagctgcaataattaaataagccAAACATTTGTGTATTCATTcccattttaataatgaatgtcTTTGCTACTGATCTTCTATGACGCAATTCAACCATACTAAGCAAAAATGAcgtgtttaatttaatgtacagacatgaatttacatttccttCAGTATAAGGTGCATTCATTCCCGTTTGTGAAACATGCAGGCCTTGCCAACTTCTGCagctttaaacaaacaaaacaccccATGAAGACtatgctgttttatttgacttttgATTGCCTTCTACAGAAATTAATAGTTATCCAAAGTAAATTTAAAttcgttttttatttgtattttatgcatttatccTTTATCTGTCCTTTAATACTGACAGTTTTTACTAATATTAGTCACTATTTTGCTGTGGTATTGACAACTGTGACATTTCACTGGTCTCTAAAATGTAGATGTCATAGCAACCTGTTTTGGTCATATGGCCTACtcaattgtattaaataacattattaaaagatTGACCAAAATTATCATGATTTTTGCCGTAATCAAGTAATAATAGATAGGTGCAGGGgagagaaaatacaaaaaaagaaaaaaagtgaccTGTGAAGTTCATGAGACAAATGTTTTCCAATAGTTTTTGATTCTTCAAGTATAGGTAGTGTGCAGGATTTTCTTTTGTTCccagtatattaaaattaaaataaaatcagtgcatGTAGAGCATCTTAAATACCTGGGTTAATGACTAATtactagacaaaaaaaaattgtacccGACTAAGCCATCAATTGGTACAAGGCTACTTGTGTGTACTCCtaattcaataaaacaatacagtGATAATACGGCTCAGTAGACCTCATCCCTCCTATGTTTTCTGGGagtcataaaatataatgtagcaTTCACCAACAGATCACATCACACATAATGCTTCCTAGGATTGTAGTGCTGTTCAAGTGCTGTGCCTTCATCTTTTTTgttagactttttaaaaataattttgcttcAAATCAAGTTTGGGTCATAACCACATTTTTCTAATAGCTTTGACAGTAATacatggtaaaaatatttctagaagCAAGGCGGATGGACATGGAGTTTATACAGAGTTAATATGATATCAAGGTTCTCAAAAGTACCCATACTTCACACTAATTGAATGCATAGCTGTAAGTCAATGATGTGCAcaatgtataaagttattgtctcaaACCCCAAAAAGTCGACTCAACCACtggaatagattttaaaatctcagGCCCAGACGCTGCTCACGTACCTCAGCTACTGACTGCAGGCTGCGTGCAAACTTGATCTGGTTGACGCCGTGGTGCACGGGCTTGCCGTAGGTGGCACCTTTAGGCACGGGGCGCTTGCGGCCTCCACGGCGCACGCGGATGCGGTAGATGACGTAACCtgttcaaacaaaaacagagttAAGATACAGACTTAAACCTGACGTCAGATGGAGATGGTGCCAGTCTTGCGTATACgtttaaatttgaatatctggatggaaacatagctagtgcttaataaaaacaactcaTCACTCACCCTGCTTGGCCTTGTATCCCAGCCTGCGGGCTTTATCGGGTCTGGTGGGTCTCGGGGCCCGGTGAAGGGAAGACAGCTGACGGTACTGCCAGCAGCGGACGCGCAGGAGGAACCTCATCACGTCCGACTGCTTCTTCCTCCAGAGCTCCTGCATGTACTTGTACGCTCCCATAATGCCTCACCTGCAGCAGCAAAAGTCTAGTCAACAACCACATCGACAAAACTGATACGAGACAATAGTTGACACTTTCTGGCAAGTTGCATCTAAAACTattataaactgcattttgctttttattgcatGTGCGCAAATGTACACACTAAAGGAATGTTTTAGCATCACAATCGTCCAGTACACAGATACACAGTGAATAAAAAGcacatgtataaatattaaatcgCAAATCATAAAGTTATGGGGATGTAGGGTGATAAGATTACAGTTTATAACCCTAAATCAGTCTCAAGACTGctattaaattttacatttaatgaattaatgaaggcaaaaatgtattatgcaaTTCATCTATAAACGCTAGATGAATCAACTTGAATCTTGATGTCTGTCCGGGACAGAAAATGTAACTATCAACAAGCATAACGCGGCAGGCCACAGGCCTTATATATTATAATCAAGTGAGtataacttatatttattatattatttaatatcacaGACTTCATAAAACACGTGCTTTAGGGGGACTTGTGGTGTAGTGTAATGAGCTGCACTATATGCCCAATAATGTTCTGTAGAGCTTGGCTATGCTAACAGTTTCGTACGGATAGGTCAAAACAAATACACTCCGAACCCACGTACAATGacttaaataaaattgaaaatgtaattccCCGAAAATGACTTTTGACAACGTACGAAGTGTCATTCGGTTTTGACAGAAACTGGAGAAAACGTGCAAACTCCGGCGTGACATTTAGCAACACTACGCTTCACAAATCCGCTTTAAAATTAACGTTCGACATCATTGCGGCGGAAAATAACGCCGGGAGAGTAAAGCTTAGATGTTCCGCACAAAATACACGTATCGCGTGATTCAGATGATATAAAACGCGTTAGGATTTTTGATGGATTCTATATTCAGAAAAATTAGAAAGTCTCGCTTACTTGATGGCGTACTAACCggaaagggagagaaaaagtACCCATAATGCTTTATGAGACCTTTCCGCCGTATTTCCGGTTCCGGTTGTTAAAGATTTTTGGGTAATGTAGTCTGTACCTACGAATTtgattttaaactaaaactttaaacgTATTTAACGAACTACATACACTGCGTTTCGATATATTTTGCTTATCCCCAGACTAAATAATTTGATTCTCTTAGGCTCGGagggagaagaagaagacgCGAGGGACCGTCTCCCGGAAGTGACATTTGACAACACCTCTAGCACGCAGTGATGACACTAAAAAGTCTTATATTGACATTCCTCTGATTTATCAATGATCAGTATCGTTGATTAGATGTTTATCGTCTGACAATCCGCGTAAGGTGAGTTAGTATTTCTCCGTGTACTAGTAACAGTCACGAATGGATGCATGTCTGGTCAAGAAgattactatttttttctttaacaatcTTCACATAACAAACCAGAAACTGAGCATTCTGTGCAGATTATTCAGGTgcgtaatatttaatttaatttacatactTTCCATTGCCTTTGACTGGACCatttttcaattacatttacaaatagtTTCAATAAACAAACGCTTGCATCTCAAAACTCAGTGGTCGGATGTAAATGTGCAACGCTTGCATAAACTTACTTATTTACATACACCACGTACATACAG is a window encoding:
- the rpl15 gene encoding 60S ribosomal protein L15, which codes for MGAYKYMQELWRKKQSDVMRFLLRVRCWQYRQLSSLHRAPRPTRPDKARRLGYKAKQGYVIYRIRVRRGGRKRPVPKGATYGKPVHHGVNQIKFARSLQSVAEERAGRHCGGLRVLNSYWVGEDSTYKFFEVILIDTFHKAIRRNPDTQWITKAVHKHREMRGLTSAGKKSRGLGKGHKFHLTIGGSRRAAWKRRNTLQLHRYR